A single window of Salvelinus sp. IW2-2015 unplaced genomic scaffold, ASM291031v2 Un_scaffold2041, whole genome shotgun sequence DNA harbors:
- the ufsp1 gene encoding ufm1-specific protease 1, with protein sequence MANLGENVSEGIDWGEKAVVGEKHKGTERNADWTETLLKNAHIGLPSPAPDVVKCSLISGECLYFHYGCDGQDDRGWGCGYRTLQTMASWLCQSWAPPPPKSKCRPPPSLPEIQHALVAMGDKLAMFAGSREWIGTFEAALVLDYYYDVPCKVVHVRGGGVELERAAEELHQHFQSQGSPVMMGGDRDNSSKGILGVCTRPGGQGSYLLVMDPHYYGPRLEMTSVQGLGWVSWKKVGSLDHSSFYNLCLPQTSRK encoded by the coding sequence ATGGCTAATTTAGGGGAAAACGTTTCCGAGGGGATTGACTGGGGTGAAAAGGCAGTGGTGGGAGAAAAACACAAAGGCACAGAGCGTAATGCAGATTGGACAGAGACTCTGCTGAAGAATGCACACATTGGACTTCCTAGCCCAGCACCAGATgttgtcaaatgctccctaataTCTGGGGAGTGTCTCTACTTCCACTATGGGTGTGATGGACAGGACGACAGGGGCTGGGGCTGTGGCTACCGCACCTTACAGACCATGGCCTCTTGGCTGTGCCAGAGCTGGGCCCCACCACCACCTAAGAGCAAATGCAGACCCCCACCCAGCCTCCCCGAAATCCAGCACGCCCTGGTCGCAATGGGGGACAAGCTTGCCATGTTCGCTGGTTCTCGCGAGTGGATCGGGACGTTTGAGGCGGCCCTGGTCCTCGACTACTACTACGACGTCCCCTGTAAGGTTGTCCACGTGCGGGGTGGAGGGGTAGAACTAGAGAGGGCTGCTGAGGAGCTCCACCAGCACTTCCAGAGCCAGGGGTCCCCTGTCATGATGGGAGGCGACCGGGACAACTCCTCCAAGGGGATCCTGGGTGTGTGCACTCGGCCTGGGGGCCAGGGGAGCTACCTGCTGGTGATGGACCCTCACTACTATGGGCCCAGACTGGAGATGACGTCGGTGCAGGGGCTGGGGTGGGTGTCGTGGAAAAAAGTAGGGTCACTGGATCATAGCTCTTTCTATAACTTGTGTCTGCCTCAGACTTCCCGGAAATGA